From one Luteolibacter sp. SL250 genomic stretch:
- a CDS encoding DUF5069 domain-containing protein, whose translation MSFPIRSARDQVSGIYVFGRILDKIRLHAEGKLPPAYHLGVIPGNRTFDDRVCKFLGVDYAALRDRVLEGGTDEEVMEWCFENGTRPTDEQIEIWNGFMSKRGWRDSSGFEKDKADAGFGDRPEIMTYFDLFDAEEGRA comes from the coding sequence ATGAGCTTTCCAATCCGCAGCGCAAGGGACCAAGTATCGGGGATCTATGTTTTCGGTCGGATCCTCGACAAGATCCGCCTCCACGCGGAAGGCAAATTGCCTCCCGCCTACCACCTCGGCGTCATCCCCGGCAACCGCACCTTCGACGACCGGGTGTGCAAGTTTCTGGGCGTGGACTACGCCGCCCTGCGTGACCGCGTGCTGGAAGGCGGAACTGATGAGGAGGTGATGGAGTGGTGCTTTGAGAACGGCACCCGGCCGACCGACGAGCAGATCGAGATCTGGAACGGCTTCATGTCCAAGCGCGGCTGGCGTGACAGCTCCGGCTTTGAAAAGGACAAGGCGGACGCCGGTTTCGGCGACCGCCCGGAGATCATGACTTATTTCGACCTCTTCGACGCGGAGGAAGGCCGGGCTTAA